A portion of the Mycobacterium paraseoulense genome contains these proteins:
- a CDS encoding NAD(P)-binding protein: MTGEQLSSEADAFAAASRTDLAALPDLLHGRPRTGPVRERRPIYVDLLPPCNAGCPAGENIQAWLAQARAGCFEQAWRQLTADNPFAAIHGRVCYHPCESVCNRAHLDSSVSIHAVERFLGDTARAHGWLFDPPPRPTGKRVLVVGAGPSGLSAAYHLARLGHLVEVRDTGAQPGGMMRYGIPKYRLPRDVLDAEIDRIAALGVEFTCGHRVEDLAAERDAGGFDAVFVAVGAHLAKRVDIPAADAGSMLDAVCFLRAVAAGKTPELGRRVAVYGGGDTAVDAARVARRLGAEDAVIIYRRTAAQMPAHSHEVQEAEREGVRINWLRTITAFDGPELQVELMALDESGRPVPTGQFETLAADTVIMALGQETESAFMRSLPGVEFDDDGSVRVSSSLMTGCPGVFAGGDMVPCERTVTVAVGHGKKAARHIDTWLRGGDVVGVQRPPKHPTAEFDRLHLWYFGDASRRSEPELPAAQRISGFDEVVGGLSGQAATYEAGRCLSCGNCFECDGCLGACPEDAVIKLGPGHRYRFDYDRCTGCATCYEQCPVHAIEMVPEMIPEPR, translated from the coding sequence GTGACGGGAGAGCAATTGAGCAGCGAGGCAGACGCTTTCGCCGCCGCGTCCCGCACCGACCTGGCCGCGCTGCCCGACCTCCTACACGGGCGGCCGCGCACGGGCCCGGTCCGCGAACGCCGCCCGATCTACGTCGATCTGCTGCCGCCGTGCAACGCCGGTTGCCCCGCCGGCGAGAACATCCAGGCGTGGCTCGCACAGGCCCGGGCCGGATGCTTCGAGCAAGCGTGGCGGCAGCTGACCGCCGACAACCCCTTCGCCGCGATCCACGGCCGCGTCTGCTACCACCCCTGCGAATCCGTCTGCAACCGGGCGCATCTGGACTCCTCGGTGTCGATCCACGCGGTGGAGCGGTTCCTCGGCGACACCGCGCGCGCACACGGATGGCTGTTCGACCCGCCGCCGCGGCCGACCGGCAAGCGGGTGCTGGTGGTCGGCGCCGGCCCCAGCGGGCTGTCGGCCGCTTACCACCTCGCCCGGCTCGGCCACCTGGTGGAGGTCCGTGACACCGGCGCGCAGCCGGGCGGAATGATGCGCTACGGCATACCGAAATACCGGCTGCCGCGCGACGTGTTGGACGCCGAGATCGACCGCATCGCCGCGCTGGGCGTGGAGTTCACCTGCGGGCACCGGGTGGAGGACCTGGCCGCCGAACGCGACGCCGGGGGCTTCGACGCGGTGTTCGTCGCCGTCGGTGCCCACCTCGCCAAGCGCGTGGACATCCCGGCCGCCGACGCCGGGTCGATGCTGGACGCCGTCTGCTTCCTGCGCGCCGTCGCCGCCGGGAAAACGCCCGAACTCGGCCGCCGCGTCGCCGTCTACGGCGGCGGCGACACCGCGGTGGACGCCGCGCGCGTCGCGCGCCGGCTGGGTGCCGAGGACGCCGTCATCATCTACCGCCGCACGGCGGCCCAGATGCCCGCGCACTCCCACGAGGTGCAGGAGGCCGAGCGCGAGGGCGTGCGGATCAACTGGCTGCGCACGATCACCGCCTTCGACGGCCCCGAGCTGCAGGTGGAGCTCATGGCGCTCGATGAATCCGGTCGCCCCGTGCCGACCGGGCAGTTCGAGACGCTGGCGGCCGACACGGTGATCATGGCGCTGGGCCAAGAAACCGAGTCGGCGTTCATGCGCAGCCTGCCCGGCGTGGAGTTCGACGACGACGGTTCCGTGCGGGTGTCGTCGTCGCTGATGACGGGCTGCCCGGGGGTGTTCGCCGGCGGCGACATGGTGCCCTGCGAACGCACCGTGACGGTCGCCGTCGGGCACGGCAAGAAGGCGGCCCGCCACATCGACACGTGGCTGCGCGGCGGCGACGTTGTCGGCGTGCAGCGCCCGCCCAAGCATCCGACCGCGGAGTTCGACCGGCTGCACCTGTGGTACTTCGGCGACGCCTCCCGGCGGTCCGAGCCCGAACTTCCTGCCGCGCAACGCATCAGCGGGTTCGACGAGGTGGTCGGCGGCCTGTCGGGGCAGGCCGCGACGTACGAGGCGGGCCGGTGCCTGTCGTGCGGCAACTGCTTCGAGTGCGACGGCTGCCTGGGCGCATGCCCCGAGGACGCGGTGATCAAGCTGGGGCCGGGTCACCGGTACCGCTTCGACTACGACCGCTGCACCGGGTGCGCCACCTGTTACGAGCAGTGCCCGGTACACGCCATCGAAATGGTCCCCGAGATGATCCCGGAGCCGCGATGA
- a CDS encoding PAS and ANTAR domain-containing protein, with translation MKWELDGQTADVERALAGGAAQPAGWFRFYFTDQRWEWSEQVQRMHGYEPGSVTPTTDLVLSHKHPADRGQVAATIDQIVHTRQAFSTRHRIIDTAGNVRHVVVVGDRLFDDDGDVVGTHGFYIDVTRAPGQANEEVVSAKLAEISENRAGIEQAKGMLMLVYGISASAAFELLKWLSQEANIKLRPLAEQIAEDFRGARLRLGAQPEFDHLLLTAHLRVTQADGS, from the coding sequence ATGAAGTGGGAACTCGACGGGCAAACGGCCGACGTCGAACGGGCCTTGGCCGGCGGTGCCGCGCAGCCGGCCGGCTGGTTTCGCTTCTACTTCACCGACCAGCGCTGGGAGTGGTCGGAACAGGTGCAACGCATGCACGGGTATGAGCCCGGCAGCGTCACGCCCACCACCGACCTGGTGCTCTCCCACAAGCATCCGGCCGACCGCGGGCAGGTCGCGGCCACCATCGATCAGATCGTGCACACCCGACAGGCGTTCAGCACTCGCCATCGGATCATCGACACCGCCGGGAACGTGCGCCACGTCGTCGTGGTGGGTGACCGGCTCTTCGACGACGACGGCGACGTGGTCGGAACGCATGGGTTCTACATCGACGTCACCCGGGCCCCCGGGCAGGCGAACGAGGAGGTCGTCAGCGCCAAGCTGGCCGAGATCAGCGAGAACCGAGCGGGCATCGAACAGGCCAAGGGCATGCTGATGCTCGTCTACGGCATCAGCGCCAGCGCGGCGTTCGAGTTGCTCAAATGGCTTTCCCAGGAAGCGAATATCAAACTACGACCGCTCGCCGAGCAGATCGCCGAAGATTTCCGCGGCGCCCGCCTGCGTCTGGGCGCCCAACCGGAGTTCGACCACTTACTGCTGACCGCGCATCTGCGCGTCACCCAAGCCGACGGGTCATGA
- a CDS encoding NAD(P)/FAD-dependent oxidoreductase: protein MTSIVIVGSGFTGFTCAHRLARILRRRRAEVDITIISPVDYMLYTPLLPDVAGGVVDARFVAIPLANALKGVHAVRGRVDGVDFARRTLEFCDPEERSHTMSWDRLVLTPGSVTRLFDVPGLATCARGLKTTAEALYLRDHFVEQLELANIEDDPRVAAARRTVVVVGASYSGTELVAQLRALADAAAKQMRFDPTAVRFVLLDLAEQVMPEVGKKLGDAAQKVLRRRGVDVRLGVTLKEAHADHVVLSDDSRIDTRTIAWVTGVTGAPLIQELGLPTERGRLKVQADLQVPDHPEVFAAGDAAAVPDLTQPGKITPPTAQHATRQGKVLARNVAASLGYGSPKQYKHRNLGLVVDLGPWQAVANPLNIHLSGLPAKVVTRSYHLYAIPRGVNRWAVSLAYLTDALFARSVVSIGLASEQDAQFAASEGIPMPKTG, encoded by the coding sequence GTGACGTCAATAGTGATCGTTGGCAGCGGCTTCACCGGATTCACCTGCGCGCACCGCCTGGCCCGCATCCTGCGCCGACGGCGTGCGGAGGTGGACATCACCATCATCTCCCCGGTGGATTACATGCTGTACACGCCGTTGCTGCCCGACGTCGCCGGCGGGGTTGTCGATGCCAGGTTCGTCGCGATCCCGCTGGCCAACGCCCTCAAAGGGGTGCACGCGGTGCGCGGCCGCGTGGACGGTGTGGACTTCGCGCGACGAACGCTCGAGTTCTGCGATCCCGAGGAGCGCAGCCACACCATGTCCTGGGACCGGCTGGTGCTCACGCCGGGTTCGGTGACGCGGTTGTTCGACGTCCCGGGGCTCGCGACCTGCGCGCGCGGGTTGAAGACCACCGCCGAGGCCCTCTACCTGCGGGACCATTTCGTCGAACAGCTGGAGCTGGCCAACATCGAGGACGACCCACGGGTGGCCGCGGCGCGGCGCACCGTCGTCGTGGTGGGGGCCTCCTATTCGGGCACCGAACTGGTGGCGCAGCTGCGAGCGCTCGCCGACGCGGCGGCCAAGCAGATGAGGTTCGATCCCACCGCCGTCAGGTTCGTGCTCCTCGACCTCGCCGAGCAGGTGATGCCCGAAGTCGGCAAGAAACTGGGCGACGCCGCACAGAAGGTGCTCCGCAGGCGCGGCGTCGACGTCCGGCTCGGCGTGACGCTCAAGGAGGCGCACGCGGATCACGTTGTGCTCAGCGATGATTCGCGCATCGACACGCGTACGATCGCCTGGGTGACCGGCGTCACCGGTGCGCCGCTGATCCAGGAGCTGGGGCTACCGACGGAGCGGGGCCGGCTCAAAGTGCAGGCCGATTTGCAGGTGCCGGACCATCCGGAGGTGTTCGCGGCCGGCGACGCGGCCGCGGTTCCCGACCTGACCCAGCCGGGGAAGATCACGCCGCCGACCGCTCAGCACGCGACCCGGCAGGGCAAGGTGCTGGCGCGCAACGTGGCGGCCAGCCTCGGGTATGGCTCCCCCAAGCAGTACAAGCACCGCAACCTGGGCCTGGTGGTCGACCTGGGACCGTGGCAGGCGGTGGCCAACCCGCTGAACATCCACCTGTCCGGGCTGCCCGCGAAAGTCGTGACCAGGTCCTACCACCTGTACGCGATCCCGCGGGGCGTCAACCGATGGGCGGTGTCGCTGGCCTACCTGACCGACGCGTTGTTCGCTCGGTCGGTGGTCTCCATCGGGTTGGCGTCCGAACAGGACGCGCAGTTCGCGGCCAGCGAGGGCATCCCGATGCCCAAGACCGGATGA
- a CDS encoding WS/DGAT/MGAT family O-acyltransferase, translating into MEQLTALDAGFLEVEDSDPHVSLAVGGVSIVEGPAPTYEEFAASFAERVETIPRCRQVLRTHPLDLRPPEWVDDPHFDLGRHLHRVALPHPGGDAELFEMIAALMEHRLDRERPLWECWIIEGLSKGRWAVLTKIHHCIADGIATTQLLAKFSDDGDGDTFAADVGAAKKPARAGLPKVSLNPLSWASGIGRSALGAVAEVERAAIGAAELAAGLLHPAPESSLNGPVTTMRRYSAARARLADMHKVARTFGVTLNDVALAAITHSYREVLLARGEQPGPDSLRTLVPVSVRAVDHFNVAGNRVSAMLPLLPVDEADPVEQLKRVHDRLAHAKASSQSEGGSAMVVAAQRTPFALSAWAIRLLSRLPQRAVVALATNVPGPRSRQRLMGRRVLELLPIPPIALQVRTGVAMLSYADTFVFGITADYDTAPDIDTLAAGIGDGLARLVAAARTRRRKSS; encoded by the coding sequence ATGGAGCAATTGACCGCCCTGGACGCCGGATTCCTGGAGGTGGAGGATTCCGACCCGCACGTGAGCCTCGCGGTCGGCGGGGTGTCGATCGTCGAGGGGCCGGCCCCGACATACGAGGAGTTCGCCGCTTCGTTCGCCGAACGGGTTGAGACGATCCCGCGCTGCCGGCAGGTCCTGCGGACACATCCGCTCGACCTGCGGCCGCCGGAATGGGTGGACGACCCGCACTTCGACCTCGGACGCCACCTGCACCGCGTCGCGCTGCCACACCCCGGTGGCGACGCGGAGCTGTTCGAGATGATCGCCGCGCTGATGGAGCACCGGCTCGACCGGGAGCGCCCGCTGTGGGAATGCTGGATCATCGAGGGCCTCAGCAAAGGCCGGTGGGCGGTGCTGACCAAGATCCACCACTGCATCGCCGACGGCATCGCCACGACCCAGCTGTTGGCGAAGTTCAGCGACGACGGCGACGGCGACACCTTCGCCGCCGACGTCGGCGCCGCCAAGAAACCCGCGCGCGCGGGTCTGCCCAAGGTCAGCCTCAACCCGTTGAGCTGGGCGAGCGGAATCGGTCGAAGCGCGCTCGGCGCCGTGGCCGAGGTCGAACGCGCGGCGATCGGCGCGGCCGAGCTGGCCGCCGGCCTGCTGCACCCCGCCCCCGAATCGTCGCTGAACGGGCCGGTCACCACGATGCGGCGGTACAGCGCGGCGCGCGCCCGGTTGGCCGACATGCACAAAGTCGCCCGGACGTTCGGTGTCACGCTGAACGACGTTGCGCTGGCCGCGATTACCCACAGCTATCGCGAGGTCTTGCTGGCACGCGGGGAACAGCCCGGCCCGGATTCACTGCGCACGCTGGTACCAGTCTCGGTTCGCGCGGTCGACCACTTCAACGTCGCCGGCAACCGGGTCTCGGCGATGCTGCCGTTGCTGCCGGTCGATGAGGCGGACCCGGTGGAGCAGCTGAAGCGCGTGCACGACCGGCTCGCCCACGCCAAGGCGAGCAGCCAGAGCGAGGGCGGCAGCGCGATGGTTGTGGCGGCCCAGCGCACCCCGTTCGCCCTGTCCGCCTGGGCGATTCGCTTGCTCTCCCGGTTGCCCCAGCGTGCGGTGGTGGCCTTGGCGACCAACGTGCCCGGTCCACGCAGCCGGCAGCGGCTGATGGGCCGCCGGGTGCTGGAGCTGCTGCCCATCCCGCCGATCGCCCTTCAGGTGCGCACCGGCGTCGCGATGCTCAGCTACGCCGACACCTTCGTCTTCGGCATCACCGCCGACTACGACACCGCACCCGACATCGACACGCTCGCCGCCGGTATCGGGGACGGCCTCGCGCGGCTCGTGGCGGCCGCCCGCACCCGGCGCCGCAAGTCGTCATGA
- the nifJ gene encoding pyruvate:ferredoxin (flavodoxin) oxidoreductase, with product MTRATIDGNEAAASVAYRLNEVCCIYPITPSSPMAELADDWSSRHRPNLWGTVPTVVEMQSEGGAAGALHGALQGGALATTFTSSQGLLLMIPNMYKIAGELTSAVIHVAARSIAAQGLSIFGDHQDVMAVRQTGFALLSSASVQEAHDLALVAQAAALRTRIPFLHFFDGFRTSHELNTIELLDDDDLRALVPEELVLAHRERALSPERPFVRGTAQNPDTYFQARETVNPFYARVPEVVEDLMSELGRRTGRPMHIVEYTGHPQADRVVVLMGSGAETAAATVAALTARGERVGVLRLRLYRPFPVRALLAALPPTVRAVGVLDRTKEPGSHGEPLYLDVVAALAEAYASGERSALPMVCGGRYGLSSKEFTPAMVAGVFAELARDRPRARFTVGIDDDVSGTSIDYDPAFDIEPADAVRAVFFGIGSDGTVGANKNTIKILGGEEDLYAQGYFVYDSKKSGSQTVSHLRFGPEPIRAPYLVQRASFVGCHHERFLHKLDVLGRAAEDAALLLNTRRPPEKVWDTLPGSVQRQILDKRIRLYVVDASGIAREVGLAGRINIVLQTCFFAISGVLPLEQALARIKDSAAKTYAGQGADVVAREAEAVDRALQRLHQVDLPDAATSVVALEPPVGADAPEFVRAVTGEMIAGRGDALPVSALPIDGTYPSGTAAYEKRNVSDLVAVWDPDTCIQCGNCSFVCPHSVIRTKFYDQEHLNDAPAAFPSAPLDAVGLPDTRYTLQVYVEDCTGCDLCVQACPAVVPGTPVTKAINLAPREPLVAPERVNIAFFETLPVADRSRVDFGTVRGTQFLQPLFEFPGACAGCGETPYLKLLSQLFGDRLVIANATGCSSIYGGNLPTTPWTANAAGRGPAWSNSLFEDNAEFGLGLRLAADTHLRQARQRLTELRGALGPDLVDAALAAPQRRESELDEQRRRVAQLRDRLDRLDPAAGDELRSVMEHLVRRSVWIVGGDGWAYDIGAGGLDHVLASGHNVNVLVLDTEVYSNTGGQMSKSTPLGAVAKFAAGGKTVPRKDLALQAISYGNVYVARVAFGADPQQTLLAFREAEAYDGPSLIIAYSHCIAHGFEMRNGLDQQYRAVASGHWPLIRYDPVLRATGNPPFLLDSHRPRLPLADYRNRELRYRSLTNTHPDEAERLTALAQESIDQRWEVYEDMASRAPHHFPSDPRGEG from the coding sequence ATGACGCGCGCCACGATCGACGGCAACGAGGCGGCAGCATCGGTGGCCTACCGCCTCAACGAGGTGTGCTGCATCTACCCGATCACCCCGTCCTCGCCCATGGCGGAGCTGGCCGACGACTGGTCGAGCCGGCACCGGCCCAACCTCTGGGGCACGGTGCCCACGGTGGTGGAGATGCAAAGCGAGGGCGGGGCCGCCGGAGCGCTGCACGGCGCCCTGCAGGGCGGCGCGCTGGCCACGACGTTCACCTCGTCGCAGGGCCTGTTGCTGATGATCCCGAACATGTACAAGATCGCCGGCGAGCTGACCTCGGCGGTCATTCATGTCGCGGCGCGATCGATTGCTGCGCAGGGTCTTTCGATTTTCGGTGACCACCAGGACGTGATGGCGGTGCGCCAGACCGGCTTCGCGCTGCTGTCGTCGGCCTCGGTGCAGGAGGCACACGACCTGGCCCTGGTTGCGCAGGCGGCCGCGCTGCGCACCCGAATCCCGTTCCTGCACTTCTTCGATGGCTTCCGCACCTCGCACGAGCTGAACACGATCGAGCTGCTCGACGACGACGACCTGCGGGCCCTGGTTCCCGAGGAGCTGGTGCTCGCCCACCGCGAGCGCGCCCTGTCCCCTGAGCGGCCGTTCGTCCGCGGCACCGCGCAGAATCCCGACACCTACTTCCAGGCCCGCGAGACCGTCAACCCGTTCTACGCCCGGGTGCCCGAGGTGGTCGAGGACCTGATGAGCGAACTCGGCCGCCGCACCGGGCGGCCGATGCACATCGTCGAGTACACCGGACACCCGCAGGCCGACCGGGTGGTGGTGCTGATGGGATCGGGCGCCGAGACCGCCGCCGCGACGGTGGCGGCCCTGACCGCGCGCGGCGAGCGGGTCGGGGTGCTGCGGCTGCGGCTGTACCGGCCGTTCCCGGTGCGGGCACTGCTGGCCGCCCTGCCCCCGACCGTGCGCGCGGTCGGCGTGCTCGACCGCACCAAGGAACCCGGGTCGCACGGCGAGCCGCTGTATCTGGACGTCGTCGCCGCCCTCGCCGAGGCGTACGCGAGCGGCGAACGCTCGGCGCTGCCGATGGTGTGCGGTGGGCGCTACGGGCTGTCGTCGAAGGAATTTACCCCGGCCATGGTCGCCGGCGTGTTCGCCGAACTGGCGCGCGACCGGCCGCGGGCCCGCTTCACCGTGGGCATCGACGACGACGTCAGCGGCACGAGCATCGACTACGACCCGGCCTTCGACATCGAGCCGGCCGACGCGGTGCGCGCGGTGTTCTTCGGCATCGGCTCGGACGGCACCGTCGGGGCCAACAAGAACACCATCAAGATCCTCGGCGGCGAGGAAGACCTCTACGCCCAGGGCTACTTCGTCTACGACTCGAAAAAGTCCGGCTCGCAGACGGTTTCGCACCTACGGTTCGGGCCCGAGCCGATCCGCGCCCCCTACCTGGTGCAGCGGGCCTCCTTCGTCGGCTGCCACCACGAGCGGTTCCTGCACAAGCTCGACGTGCTGGGCCGAGCCGCCGAGGACGCCGCGCTGTTGCTCAACACCAGGCGCCCGCCCGAGAAGGTGTGGGACACCCTGCCCGGCAGCGTGCAGCGCCAGATCCTCGACAAGCGCATCCGGCTGTACGTCGTCGACGCCAGCGGCATCGCCCGCGAGGTCGGGCTGGCCGGGCGGATCAACATCGTGCTGCAGACCTGCTTCTTCGCCATCTCCGGTGTGCTGCCCCTCGAACAGGCGCTCGCCAGGATCAAGGACAGCGCGGCCAAGACCTACGCCGGGCAGGGCGCCGACGTGGTGGCCCGCGAGGCCGAGGCCGTCGACCGCGCCCTGCAGCGGCTGCACCAGGTCGACCTCCCGGACGCCGCGACGTCGGTCGTCGCGCTCGAACCACCGGTCGGAGCCGACGCGCCCGAATTCGTGCGGGCGGTGACCGGCGAGATGATCGCCGGCCGCGGCGACGCGCTGCCCGTCAGCGCCCTGCCGATCGACGGCACCTACCCCAGCGGCACCGCCGCCTACGAGAAGCGCAACGTCTCCGACCTCGTCGCCGTCTGGGACCCCGACACCTGCATCCAGTGCGGCAACTGCTCGTTCGTGTGCCCGCACAGCGTCATTCGCACCAAGTTCTACGACCAGGAACACCTCAACGACGCCCCCGCGGCGTTCCCCTCGGCACCGCTCGACGCGGTCGGCCTGCCCGACACCCGCTACACCCTGCAGGTCTATGTCGAGGACTGCACCGGATGCGACCTGTGCGTCCAGGCCTGCCCTGCCGTGGTGCCCGGCACGCCGGTGACCAAGGCGATCAACCTGGCGCCGCGCGAACCGCTGGTCGCCCCCGAACGCGTGAACATCGCGTTCTTCGAAACGCTGCCGGTGGCCGACCGCTCGAGGGTCGATTTCGGCACCGTCCGTGGCACGCAGTTCCTGCAGCCCTTGTTCGAATTCCCCGGCGCGTGCGCAGGTTGCGGGGAAACGCCCTACCTCAAATTGCTCTCGCAGCTCTTCGGCGACCGTTTGGTGATCGCCAACGCCACCGGCTGCTCGTCGATCTACGGCGGCAACCTGCCCACCACGCCCTGGACGGCCAACGCCGCGGGCCGCGGGCCCGCCTGGTCGAATTCGTTGTTCGAAGACAACGCCGAATTCGGGCTCGGGCTGCGGCTGGCCGCCGACACCCATCTCCGGCAGGCCCGCCAGCGGCTGACCGAACTGCGCGGCGCGCTGGGCCCCGACCTCGTCGACGCCGCCCTAGCCGCCCCGCAGCGCCGCGAATCCGAGCTGGACGAGCAGCGCCGGCGGGTCGCCCAGCTGCGGGACCGGCTGGACCGGCTGGACCCGGCCGCCGGCGACGAATTGCGCAGCGTCATGGAGCATTTGGTGCGCCGCAGCGTATGGATCGTCGGCGGGGACGGCTGGGCCTACGACATCGGCGCCGGCGGCCTGGACCACGTGCTGGCCAGCGGTCACAACGTCAACGTGCTGGTGCTCGACACCGAGGTGTACTCCAACACCGGCGGGCAGATGTCGAAGAGCACACCGCTGGGCGCGGTGGCCAAGTTCGCCGCCGGCGGCAAGACGGTGCCGCGTAAAGACCTTGCTTTGCAGGCGATCTCGTACGGCAACGTCTACGTCGCGCGGGTCGCCTTCGGCGCCGACCCGCAACAGACATTGCTGGCCTTCCGCGAGGCCGAGGCCTACGACGGGCCGTCGCTGATCATCGCCTACAGCCACTGCATCGCGCACGGCTTCGAGATGCGCAACGGCCTGGACCAGCAATACCGCGCCGTCGCCAGCGGCCACTGGCCGCTGATCCGCTACGACCCGGTGCTGCGCGCCACCGGCAACCCGCCGTTCCTGCTGGACTCGCACCGGCCCCGCCTGCCCCTGGCCGACTACCGCAACCGCGAGCTGCGCTACCGGAGCCTGACCAACACCCACCCTGACGAGGCCGAACGCCTCACGGCGCTGGCGCAGGAGTCGATCGACCAGCGCTGGGAAGTTTACGAGGACATGGCCTCCCGCGCCCCGCACCACTTCCCGTCCGACCCAAGGGGGGAGGGCTGA
- a CDS encoding DUF1360 domain-containing protein, which translates to MAEVAEAKAQVVDGARREADAYRGEAPRPLGGYVAVLVIYSVVVVVATAAALLSGRTLPERWRIQDLITVALGTHKLSRTLTKDAVTSPLRAPFTRYAGTGGPAEVKEEVRDESQLRHSLGELLTCPFCLDMWVATGFAIGLVFAPRFTRLIAGVFTVLAGADFLQLGYAIAQRSAEG; encoded by the coding sequence ATGGCAGAGGTGGCGGAGGCCAAGGCCCAGGTGGTCGACGGCGCACGGCGCGAGGCGGACGCGTACCGCGGCGAGGCGCCCCGACCGCTGGGCGGCTACGTGGCGGTGCTGGTGATCTACTCCGTCGTGGTGGTTGTCGCGACCGCGGCCGCGCTGCTCAGCGGGCGCACGCTACCGGAGCGTTGGCGAATCCAGGACCTGATCACGGTCGCCCTGGGCACCCACAAGCTCTCGCGGACGCTGACCAAGGACGCGGTGACGAGCCCGCTGCGCGCGCCGTTCACGCGCTATGCGGGCACCGGCGGCCCGGCGGAGGTCAAGGAGGAAGTCAGGGACGAGAGCCAACTGCGGCACAGCCTGGGGGAGCTGTTGACCTGTCCGTTCTGCCTGGACATGTGGGTGGCGACCGGCTTCGCCATCGGTCTGGTGTTCGCACCGCGATTCACCCGCCTGATCGCCGGCGTCTTCACCGTGCTGGCCGGCGCCGACTTCCTGCAGCTCGGCTACGCGATTGCCCAGCGGTCGGCTGAAGGCTGA
- a CDS encoding MerR family transcriptional regulator gives MTDQRGDSGAPAPDHGVYGISVAAELSGIAVQSLRLYERHGLVTPARSDGGTRRYSAHDLARLRRISELVDAGVNLAGVARILDLEDHNASLSAANTDLRSTNRTLRRAAESAKFTDAATGAGDQGA, from the coding sequence ATGACCGACCAACGCGGCGATTCCGGCGCCCCGGCGCCCGATCACGGCGTATACGGCATCTCGGTGGCCGCCGAACTTTCGGGCATCGCCGTGCAATCGTTGCGCCTCTACGAACGGCATGGACTGGTCACGCCGGCGCGCAGCGACGGCGGCACGAGGCGCTACAGCGCCCACGACCTGGCCCGGCTCAGGCGAATCAGCGAGCTCGTCGACGCCGGCGTCAACCTGGCCGGCGTCGCCCGCATCCTCGACCTCGAGGATCACAACGCGTCGCTCTCGGCGGCCAACACCGACCTACGGTCGACCAACCGGACGCTGCGGAGGGCTGCCGAATCCGCGAAGTTCACCGACGCGGCCACCGGAGCGGGCGATCAAGGCGCCTGA
- a CDS encoding Hsp20/alpha crystallin family protein → MLMRSDPFRDLDRFAHQVFGTAARPAVMPMDAWRQGEEFVVEFDLPGIDVNSLDIDIERNVVTVRAERPGLDPNREMLATERPRGVFSRQLVLGDNLDTDKIEASYREGVLRLRIPVAEKAKPRKITVERGGAQTAIDENTSQREVINA, encoded by the coding sequence ATGCTGATGCGGAGCGACCCCTTCCGTGACCTCGACCGGTTTGCCCACCAGGTGTTCGGCACGGCCGCCCGTCCGGCGGTGATGCCGATGGACGCCTGGCGCCAGGGCGAGGAATTCGTCGTCGAGTTCGACCTGCCGGGCATCGACGTCAACTCGCTCGACATCGACATCGAGCGCAACGTCGTGACCGTGCGCGCCGAGCGGCCCGGCCTCGATCCCAACCGCGAGATGCTGGCCACCGAGCGGCCGCGCGGGGTGTTCAGCCGGCAACTGGTGCTCGGCGACAACCTCGACACCGACAAGATCGAGGCGTCCTACCGCGAAGGCGTTCTGCGACTGCGTATTCCGGTAGCCGAGAAGGCAAAGCCGCGCAAGATCACCGTCGAGCGTGGTGGCGCGCAGACCGCCATCGACGAGAACACCTCGCAGCGCGAGGTCATCAACGCCTGA